The genomic window GAATTGCCCGCCGTGGTGGCCTCGGCTTTGCAGGTGCGCCTGGATTCGGGGTGCTCAGCTCCccgcccccgggggggggggggggggggcagcggggcCGCGTCGCTCTCCACGGCGGAGACACAGCCGAGCGGGGGACGGGCACCTCCTCACCGATGGATGGAGGGGTCTGCGCCCTGAGGGAGTCCGCCGGGGCGGCGAGGGGCCAGAGGAGCGGCCTGCAGGTCACACGTTAATTTCATAGCCACTCGAGGAGGGCCAGCCCTAGAGCAAGGGGCAGGGCGGGGAGAGGGGCCGCTCGGGGACATGGCCCCGCGCCCCTGAGGTCGGGCTTCCGCAGCAGGGGCCCGGACACCCCGTCGCAGagcaccaggggcgcctggtagGACGTGGGGCGCTTCTCCGGGGAGTCGGGACTCGACCCGTCCGTGGGCCTTTGTCCAATGAAGAGCAGGCTTTGCCCGAGGGGGTCTAGCTCCATCTTGAAAAGCTCGTACTCCACGTGGGGGAGCCTGATGCCCAGCGGCAGGCACCCGTTGGTGGCTGTGACGTCCCGCTCGGTCCCCAAGGACCAGGTCCCCGGGCCCCCGCAGCTGCTCGGCTCGGAGAAGTTGAGCATGGCCGTGGTGACCTGGTCCATGGGAGTCACCCGGGCCCGCGTGACCTGAAACACCAGCTCGGTGCCCCCGAGGACCTTGTTGGACGGCGTGCCCCTGGTGTAACGGCCGGCTGCGTAGACGGTGAAGGTGGGCTGACGGCAGGCGGGGTCCGAGAAATGGTGGTAATACCCTTCCCAGGAGCGGTTGTGCCCGTGGAAGGTGAAGAGCCTGGTGAGGAACAGCACAGCGGGGCGCACCTCGCACCCGGGGCTGACCCAGCGGCCGCCCAGGCGCAGGGGCAGGGCCACCTGGGGGGGCAGCACGGGCGGGTGGTGCTCGTTGGAGCCGGCGATGAGGCTGCACGCGGGGCAGGGGCGAGCGTGGTGCTGGCAGAAGGCAAGGAGAACGGTGAGTGTCCGACGTGGACGGGGCGTCGGGGCGCACCCTGCACCGGGGCATCGCGGGCCCCGCCCGTTACTCCCTGCCTCCCGTGCCAATGGCCACTTTGCCCTCCTCGGACCTCCGTAAGCTCCGCCCCCTCCTGGGCCTCTGCAcctgctgccctccccccccccccccccccccccccccccggtgttGGCCTGGCTGGCTGCTCCTTGTCCCCCCGAGTCTCTCGGCTCCGGGAGGCCTTAGCGACACTTTTCCAGATGGCACAcctcttctctccacccctccccctcccttcgcTGGATGGTAGGTCCCGAGAGCCCGGAGGCCCCGCGGCTACTCTGTTCCCAGCTCCCTGCACAGGGCCGGGCTCACAGCAGCCACATAACGCGTGGGTGAATGAGCCAGAAAGAGTGGAGGTGCCTTATGCCCTGGGATTTGGAGGTTTCCTGTCCCACACCCCGCCTGCTTGGTCCTGAGATTCGGCCATTGGAGTTTGTGGCCTTTCTCCTGGCTCACTGTtaaccccctcccgccccctgtcACTTTTAGGAGCTTCCTAAGTGCCAGGCGTTGTGCAGGGCCCAGCTCGGGCAACCGCCACGTGTTCTGGCCGAAGCTGCTGGAGCTCCGGGAGCCCACGGCCCAGCCCGGACGTGGCGGAGACGGGCTGGACCGTGCCGTCTGGAGCCTCTTCCCCGTCCCTTCCAGACTGAAAACTTCACCCTCCTCGGAGCCACACCCTCTCCACCTCGGAGTGGAGAAGAGGCGCTCTTTTTGCTTCAAAAACGTCCCCCCGGGAAGGTGGGCAtcgttctctccctcccttagaAAGCACATGTGGCGACAGGGAGGCAGGGCCACGAAAATACTCCTGCCCGTTGCTCAGAGTCTCACCGAGGAGACCGTGGAACAGAGACGGTCCCTGCTTTACAGAGTCCCCGAGCTGGGCTTGCAGTAAAACCCGTCAACAGGAAACGGATGCCAAATCCACGTGTGGGGAAGGACTCAGGCTGCATTTTGGAGGAAAGAGGCTCAGTTGAGGCCAAAAAGGAACCAGATATAGACATCTTGGTGTGGGgttttttgtgcatttgttttcattttgttttgttttgttttggaagggAGCTGTTGCCCAGAATTTGATCCAGAGCATCATTCTCAAAGGTAAATGCCCTGGGAGCGACCGCTTGTCAAAGCAAGGCTTGACACTGGGGACTGGCAGACATCCCAGGAGGGAACCTCAGGCCAGGGGCACGGGCAGGACAGGCCAGGGAAAAGAGGGGGCACTTTGAGAGCCCAGCTGGGAAGtcagctccattttttttttttttttttctcttgcaaacacacacacacacaatttccacAGATTGCTGCTGGGTGAGTTTTATGCCACACAAGCGGCATTCGGGAGTTCTcgtttagaaagaaaatattggatGATTAAGAACaggggtttttgtgtttgtttttagttttttgcttttttcgtTTTCAGATCTGCCACATGagcagcttttattttattttatttttttaaattttttttttaacgtttattttatttttgagacagagagagacagagcacgaacgggggaggggcagagagagagggagacacagaattggaagcgggctccgggctccgagccgtcagcccagagcccagagcggggctcgaactcacggaccgtgagatcgtgacctgagctgaagtcagacgcttaaccgaccgagccacccaggcgcccctagcagcttttattatttgtgtcTGTGATGGACCTCAACTTGCCTCGATTTCCATAATATGGAAACCTGCATTATTTTTGGCTTGGGGGATGTTGACGTGAGGGCAGAGGACGGGAAGGCACTTTGAAATGCCAGCGAATGGCTGCAGAAATGTGACGGACAGAAATGAGCAAGCTGGGTATTTAGCTGCCGGGCCGGTTAATTGGAACGCTGGCTGATAAGGGTCGAATTTAGGCGTTTTAACCCACATTCGGACTGTTGTCACACTGATGGGGATTGACAGGGCAGGATGCATtacatcaaaataacaccagggctgttctctccccccccccccccttcccccgctcCCTTCAGATCTTCTGCAGACAGGACACCGGGGATGCTGTTTGGTAATTTGGGGCAACTGGTGTTCTGCATAACAAATCGAGAGGTAGTGAGCCTttcaggtgggagaggagagaggagagagaacaggcatttccttctctgctgcgcttgaaggggaagaaaaatgaaaaacctttGTGGCGTCATCCTGCAGAGGTCTGGAGTGGCACGTGTTAATACACAAGGCCCCAGCCAGCAGAATTCACGCTTGTGCGGAAGCCAAACTCTTACTGGTTCAAACCTGTTACATAAAGTTATCTCTCAAACAGCACATAACAGTTTCTAATTAACCCCCAGAGGTGACAGCAGGCTTAGATGATTTTGGTCGAGTGTTGGCTGATTGATTAGGATTCTACATCCAGGCAATGAATTTGGGGATCAAATTGGTTTTAAATTAACTTCTAAAAATGTTATGTTTACCATCTGGTTTGGGTCCTGGGCAAAGCTTGGGCCCCAGAGAGCATAAGGTAACGACTAATTCGTTCCTTGGGGGTTTATCTGCTTGCCTGTGCCCACATTCCTGATCTGTTTCTCAGTCACCGTTCAGGTTGTATTGGCCACGCTGGCTGGTCAGGCAGCAGGACGGCAGGAGTCTGCGGCCCCAGAGTCCTGCCTGGGGAGACCTGAAAATTGTCATCTTCTGTGCCCCGGGGGTCCGTCCTCTCTGTATTCAGAGCCATTTGCCCTCCTGATGAGGTAGTGGGCACCAGTAATCACCCCACTGCCAGAGCCTTCTCCTCTCTAAGTAGGATTAACGTCAGACCAGCCTAGAACATTGGCTGCCAAAAAGGGAATAATTTTGAGATCACGAAAAGAACTCGGGCTGATTTTCTGATTATGAGAACTTCTCACGCTTCTCTGCTGTCCGGATCCTGGCTTCggaggaggtggtgggagaggagaggagggcagcTGGGCTCATCCCTAGTGCCCTCCTTTGGGGTACTTTGGCAAGCAGCTGCTCCCAGAGATGAGACATTGCCCGTCTGCTTTCGTTCCGTGAGTGTTGagtacacagtaggcactcaacacATGCTGAATGATGCGAGCATTGCCTAAGAGCTCAGAGAGCACTTGGTGGCGGACCTCCTGAACTCATCCATCCAATCTATTTGTTcccagtttgggtttttttttttttaaatgcttatttatttattttgagagacagagagtgggtatgtaggagtggggagaggcagagggagagggggagacagagagaatctcaagcaggttccgagctgtcagcgcagaacctgacacggggctcgatctcatgaagcgtgagatcatggcctgagccaaaatcaagagtcggtcgcttaactgactgagccacccaggcggccctgttCTCACTTTTGAAAGATATTCCTTGGGGACCTTGTACTGACATTCTCACCATGGCATCCTACCTTGACTTCGCTTTCAATAAACCCTAATAAAAGTGAACTTTTCTGTAATTGTGAGTGTAGGCAGCAAACCCCTGTACCCCGGGACCTCTGACTTTGTTGCCGGCCTCCTGGTAACCGTGTTGCAGATCCTGGGAACATCGTTTACACCCAATTAGGGAGAATAAAGAATTCGCGTTCTTAGTATTCCCGTGTTACAAATTAGTGCTTTAAGGCTTGGGCAACTATTTTAGTAGAATCGGTTTCTGtttaaattcttttgtattttgttttatgcttCTACAAACACTTTTCTGAGGAGGGGTCCTTAGGCCTCACCAGCCCCGCTGGAGAAGTCACGAGCCTCCCCGCGCCTTGCTGGCCAGGCTCTGCGTTCCGTGCCGAGAGTCCATTCTGCGAATGAAACTCAGATTCTTTCTGCCCGTGTGCTCAGCAGGCAAGAAAGGGCGACCGGGATCTGCCCCAAACGGGGGCGGTTTGTTTGTGGCcgcttcatttaaaaatgtgcgTTAAGCACCTCGAGCGAAATTCACGCTAGAgttggggcgggggaggcgggTCTCACGGGGCAGGTCCCTCGGTACTGCCATTTCCTgcccagagtgggggtgggggtggggggggtgggggtccacGGGCCATCTGGGAGCAGAACCCCAGGCAGAACCCCAGGCCCCACCCCGGACCCACAGAACCTGACGTTCTGCATTCAGACCTGAGGTTCTGCATTCTCAGAAGGTGCCCAGACGATGCCGTCTCAAGTCGGCGTCGTGAGAACAGTCAGCCTCAGAACGGCTGCTGCCCCTGACTTGAGTATGAACGTCTCTGGCTCTAGGCCAACAGGGAGGTCCACGCCGAGCTTCAGAGCGCTGCCCTCCCCAGGCTGTGCGGCTGAGCAGCAGAGCCCTGGAGAAGGGCTGACCTCTCCCTGGTTCCTTCACTAGCATTTAGTGGCCCCGACGGTTCGCCAGACCCTGGGCCACGTGTGGCGACACTGGAGAGTGGGACCCCACCCTTGCGGAACGTCTACTTCTTtctagaggaggaggaggcgggtAACAAGTAAACCCTGTAGCCCAGGGCAAGCTGAGCGCTGGCAAGTGCGCAGAGTGGGGATTGGAGGGCACATCTGATCTGAGAGCTGAGAGAGGCCTGCCCAAGCCCACATGGCCAGCAGGGCAGAAGGGGACCCTCTGGGGCCCGCAAGAAGGATGTCAGGAGGGTCCGACACAGACAGGCTGAAGAGCGGATCTTTTGGAAGAAGCCAGCCCCGTAAAGACCCGAGTAAAGGTGtctcaggcagagggagcagcatgtGCAGATGTCCTGAGGCACGCAGGCCAGAGTGGGGGTGCGGAGAGGGTCCTGGGCAGGGACCGGACCATAGAGGCCCTGCTGGGTTGGGGCTCAGTGCCCGCCCTTCCGGGGCCCCGGACTCACCAGGGCGCTCTGAAGCGGGCGCTGGTAGCCCGTGGGCCGGTAGTGCCTCCTTTCCACTGGGTCGGTGTGGACGTCCCCCAGGTACAGCTCGTCCACCAGCCGGGGCCCGGCCCGGGGCTGCAGCTGCACGCGGCGCTGTGTGCGGACCAGGCTGAGCTCGTGCATGGTGAAGCCCAGCGCCCCCGTGCAGTCCCGCTTGGCCCGGGCGCTCAGCAGCTCGTACAGCGCCCCGGGCAGCCAGGCCCGGGCCGGGGGCAGCCGCTGGGCACAGTCCTGGCCCGCCCAGGTCTGGCTGAGGCTCCTGGTGACGTCGAGCAGCGCGCGGCGGCTGTGGAAGACGATGCCCACCTCGTGCAGGTGGTAGTCGGCCTCGGTGGCACCCCGGGTGACCCAGGAGGCCCGGCGCAGGCGGACCTTGCCCTTGATGAGCAAGGAGTGGGCGGGCTCCCGGCAGAAGGGGTCCCTGTAGTAGAACTGGTAGCCTCGGAAGAGACGGTTGGGGTAGAAGGTGTAGGAACGGGTGAGGAACTCGGGCCCCGGGCGCACCTCGCAGCTGTCGGACAGAGACGGGGTCGGACAGAGCCGTGAGAACCAGCGCGTTGAGCCGAGCGCCTCCCTCTGGGCTGGGCTCctgcagcctcagtttccctgcgtGGTCTCA from Neofelis nebulosa isolate mNeoNeb1 chromosome 9, mNeoNeb1.pri, whole genome shotgun sequence includes these protein-coding regions:
- the APCDD1L gene encoding protein APCDD1-like — translated: MSVCFAAHTAEATGTGGDSHLHWEPRCQRPLPNRAPVTALLPPRLDGPWVSTGCEVRPGPEFLTRSYTFYPNRLFRGYQFYYRDPFCREPAHSLLIKGKVRLRRASWVTRGATEADYHLHEVGIVFHSRRALLDVTRSLSQTWAGQDCAQRLPPARAWLPGALYELLSARAKRDCTGALGFTMHELSLVRTQRRVQLQPRAGPRLVDELYLGDVHTDPVERRHYRPTGYQRPLQSALHHARPCPACSLIAGSNEHHPPVLPPQVALPLRLGGRWVSPGCEVRPAVLFLTRLFTFHGHNRSWEGYYHHFSDPACRQPTFTVYAAGRYTRGTPSNKVLGGTELVFQVTRARVTPMDQVTTAMLNFSEPSSCGGPGTWSLGTERDVTATNGCLPLGIRLPHVEYELFKMELDPLGQSLLFIGQRPTDGSSPDSPEKRPTSYQAPLVLCDGVSGPLLRKPDLRGAGPCPRAAPLPALPLALGLALLEWL